A section of the Oncorhynchus gorbuscha isolate QuinsamMale2020 ecotype Even-year linkage group LG04, OgorEven_v1.0, whole genome shotgun sequence genome encodes:
- the LOC124033415 gene encoding protein Largen-like gives MSGTSNVESAEGVVSKVKVKKQIKTIVKDLETILGDLRDVAKELKEVVHEIDSLTCDLQLEEEMTDSSKTDTLNSSSSSTTTTTTASSIDKIKIAIFRPPSVSHAILTVMKKPHPPLPPPRLTPIKAEEHNKNPLSGSLLAKANGTLMRNGVFPGKPNRDLSCCISNSTKEERGRMPMPLLRHEKTKCPQATRERVRFSEKVQYHGYCPDCDLQYDVDNTDMPLQTEFTDDISPVHQCSSSSPPSQLTLENGGLSVSHSFPPTKLPFVPHSNPSLKPQKTILRKSTTTTV, from the exons ATGTCAGGGACATCAAATGTAGAATCTGCTGAAGGAGTAGTCTCCAAAGTTAAAGTCAAAAAGCAGATCAAGACTATCGTGAAGGATTTGGAGACCATACTGGGAGACTTGAGGGATGTAGCCAAGGAACTCAAAGAG GTTGTGCATGAGATCGACTCCCTCACGTGTGACCTACAGCTGGAGGAGGAGATGACAGACAGTTCCAAGACAGACACCCTGAACAGCAGCtctagcagcaccaccaccaccaccacagcctcCAGCATCGACAAGATCAAGATCGCCATCTTTAGGcccccatctgtcagccacgccATCCTGACCGTGATGAAGAAGCCCCACCCTCCGCTGCCCCCTCCCAGGCTGACACCTATCAAAGCAGAGGAGCACAACAAGAACCCACTATCAGGGAGCCTACTAGCCAAGGCTAACGGGACTCTTATGcgtaatggtgttttcccagggaAGCCAAACAGAGACTTATCGTGTTGCATCTCTAATAGtacaaaggaagagagaggacgtATGCCTATGCCTTTGCTACGGCATGAAAAGACCAAATGCCCCCAGGCAACCCGGGAGAGGGTCCGATTCAGTGAAAAGGTCCAGTATCACGGGTACTGCCCTGACTGTGACCTGCAATATGACGTTGACAACACAGATATGCCCTTACAGACAGAATTTACTGATGACATAAGCCCTGTCCATCAgtgttcctcctcctcaccaccatcCCAGCTCACGTTAGAAAATGGCGGTCTAAGTGTCAGCCATAGTTTCCCTCCTACAAAACTGCCTTTTGTGCCTCATTCTAACCCTTCCCTGAAACCACAGAAAACCATCCTTCGAAAATCAACCACCACAACGGTTTGA